A segment of the Petrotoga olearia DSM 13574 genome:
ATTAAGGGAAGGTGCTTGTTCAATGCTCAAGTTTTTGTATGCAAAGGACCTATATCTGGCTTTAAAAAAAGGCACAGAAGAATTAGCTAAAAACAAAGATGAAATTAATGCCTTAAATGTTTTTCCTGTCCCAGATGGAGACACCGGTAATAATATGTTAGCAGGTATGCTCGAAGCTTGTAAAAGTATGGACGAAGTTGAAGATAAAAACGATATGAAATCTATGATGGAAAGTTTAAGAAGAGGACTTTTGTTAGGAGCAAGAGGAAACTCAGGAGTTATTTTGTCACAAATATTTCGCGGAATAACAGAAACTATTGAAAAAAAGAAAAGAATTAACACCCAAGATTACATAAAAGCCCTTCAAAATGCAAAAGATAGAGCTTACAATGCTGTTATGAAACCAGTTGAAGGGACAATGCTTACTCTAATACGAAGATTGTCAGAAAAGATGGAAGAGACAATGTCCGAAGAAAAAGATTTTTTGGTTTTTTTCGATTCAATGGTAAAGTATTCATTTGAAATAGTAGAGGAAACTCCCAAATATTTGAAAAAATTGCGCGACTCGAATGTTGTAGATGCTGGAGCAAAAGGACTTGCTTACATCATAAAAGGGATGAATGATGCACTTCACGGTGACATAGAAGTAGAATTAGATAAATTAGAATCTGCTACTCCCGAACAAATAACAGAAATAGCTTATGAAGAACTAACATATCAGTATTGCACAGAAGCGATAGTAAAATTTAATAAACAACCCATACAAAAAAAGAGTTTAGAAGAAATAAGAAGTTTTTTGGAAAGTATGGGAGATTCCATCGTTTTAGTTAATCAAGATGACATATTAAAAACACACGTACACACTAATCATCCTGGCTTAGTCTTTGAAAAGTTTTTAGAACACGGCGAATTAATAAAAACAAAGATAGACAACATGAAATCTCAACATGAACACATAATAGAAAAACAAAAAGAGGGAAAAACAGCTGATATAGAGCAAGCCAAAGTAGCCGCAAACAATAATCTGAACAACAAAAACTGGGGTGTGATTGCTGTATCTCCAGGAAAAGGAATTTCAGAAATCTTTAAAAGTTTGGGAGTGGATCAAGTCATTTTTGGAGGTCAAACCACCAACCCTAGTGTAAAAGATCTCTCGGAGGCAATCAATAAAGTTCCACAAAAAAAAGTAATCATACTCCCCAACAACCCAAATATAGTTCTGGCTGCCGAAAAGGCTGCAGAGTTAACAGATAAAGAAATATTAATTTTACCCACAAAACATGTTCAAGAAGGTATAAGCGCCATGCTTGGTTTCGATGACAATATGGACAAAGAACTACTAAAGGAATCTATGATGGGATACGTTAAATCAGTCGTTCCAATTGAAGTTACTTATGCCGTTAGAGATTCTACTATTAAAGGCGAAAAGATCAAAAAAGGCGAGTATCTAATATTTCTTGGAAAAGAATTAAAAGCTCATGGAAAGAACGTTTATAAAGAAACAGAAAAAGTTTTAGAAGAGTTAATAAAAAAAGGCTATGAAATCATTACTATAATTTACGGTGAAGGTGCTAAAAAAGAAAAAATCGATCAAATAGTAAAAAATCTCACACAAAGATATACCAATATAGAAATAGAAATTCACAACGGTGGGCAGAGACATTATCCACTCCTTATTTCCGTTGAATAGAATTTGATAAATACTCATATGATGAATTATCCTAGAAGAATGGAGGACTTGATTTGTACATTCAAGATGTAATTATGAACTTAGAAAAATTCTGGTCCGATTTAGGATGTGTTATAGACCAACCTTACGATATAGAGATGGGGGCAGGGACTTACAGTCCTGCCACTTTTTTTAGGTCTTTTGGAGAAAATGAATGGAGAGTTGCCTATACTCAACCTTGTCGAAGACCGACAGATGGTAGATACGGGGAAAATCCAAATAGAATGCAACGATTTTATCAATACCAAGTAGTTATCAAACCTTCACCCAAAGACATTCAAGATCTATATATTAGGTCTTTAGAATCTCTGGGGATATCCCCTAAGGAACATGACATAAGGTTTGTAGAAGATAACTGGGAATCTCCTACTTTAGGGGCATGGGGGGTTGGATGGGAAGTATGGTTAGATGGTATGGAGATCACCCAATTCACATACTTTCAGCAGATGGGGGGAATCCCACTAACTTATATTCCTGTTGAGCTTACTTATGGTATAGAGAGAATAGCTATGTATTTACAAAATATCGACAACGTTTATGAAACCAGATGGAATAAAAATGTAAAATACAAAGACATATATAAAGAAAATGAAAGGCAATTCTCTTACTATAATTTTGAAGAAGCTGATATAGACATGCTTAAAACACTTTACAATATGTATAAAAATGAATTTCAAAGGCTAATTACGAAACAATTATATTTACCCGCATACGATTATTTAGCAAAATCCGCGCATGTATTCAACTTATTGGACGCAAGGAATGCCATTGGAGTCAACGAAAGGCATCAATACATATTGGATATAAGAAATATGGCTAAAAGCTGTGCAAAACTATATATAGACAGTTCGAATGCGGAGGTAATCGATGTTGAATAGGGCAATTTTTGAGATAGGTGTTGAAGATTTACCCCCATCAGAATTTGATAATATACGGGCTCAATTGGAAGAAGGATTAAAAAAATCATTGGAAAAAAATGATTTAAATTTTTTATCCATGAATATTTTCATTTCTCCTCGTAGGTTCGGGGCTTACATCGTGGGCCTTCCAGATAAACAACCCGATAAAAAAGAAAAAAGAAAAGGCCCCCCAAAAAAGATTTGTTTCAATGAAAATAATCAACCAACAAAAGCACTGGAAGGTTTCGCGAAAAGTTTAGGTGTTGAAGTAAAAGATGTAAAGTTTGAAAATATCGAAGGTGCAGAGTACGCATATATAGAATCTGTAAGAAAGGGAGAACTTACCAAAATTATTTTACAATATATCATTCCAGAGTTGATAACCAAAATGAATTTTGCCAAAAGTATGAGGTGGGGAAAAGGTAATTACACATTTGTAAGGCCTGTACATTGGGTCTTAGGTTTGTACAATAGAGAGATTTTAGAATTTGAAATATTCGGTGAAAAATCATCTAATAAAAGTTATGGCCATCGATTTTTTGGTGAGGAGATATTAACTACAAATCCTCAAGGTTTTTTTAACGAATTAAAAAAGAACTATGTAATCCCTTTATATGAAGAAAGAATAGAAGTAATAGAGAGAGAAATTCAAGAGTTAGAAAATGAAAATAATATAAAGATTTCTCTGGAAGAACACGAAGAGTTAATTCGAGAAATTGCTAAAATGACAGAATTTCCCAAGGGAGTAGTTGGTAGTTTTGATGAAAAATATCTTTTCCTACCTCCAGAAATTGTTACTGTTACTGTAAGACACCATCAAAGAAGTTTTGTGGCGATGAAAGATGGTAAAGTAATCAATAAATACATAGCTTTTCAAGATGGTTTTGGCAGAAAAAGCAACGTTACAAACGGTTATACTAGAGTAATTAATGCAAGATTAGACGATGCTGCCTTTTACTATGAAGACGACTTAAAAACTGATATATCCAAGAGACTTGAAGCTTTAACAAGTATCACTTATCAAGTTGAATTAGGAAATTATAGAGAAAAATGCGAGCGAATATCAACAATCAGTTCAAAAATTGCTAAAAAACTTGGGTTTGAAAATTTAGATGTGGTTAAAAGAGCCGGATTGTTATGTAAAATTGATATTCCTTCCAAAGTTGTATATGAATTTCCTGAATTGCAGGGAATTATGGGAAGAATCTATTTGAAACACAAAGGTGAACATGAAGATATCTTCTTAACGGCTCAAGAGCATTACAAACCTCTTTCAGAGAACGATGAAATCTCTCGAAATTTAGTCGCTAATATCGTCTCCTTAGCAGACAAAATAGACGACCTCGTTGGATATTTCGGTATAGGAAAGTTCCCTTCAGGCTCAAAAGATCCTTTTGGATTAAGAAGAAAAACTTTTGGAATCTTAAGAATCTTGATATCGTTGGATTGGGACTTGAATCTTAAAGAACTTATCGATTTATCAGAAAAGACATTCTTTGAAAACGGGAAAACTAATATATCAATAAATTCTGTAGAAAATGAGTTAAAAAGTTTCTTATCTAACCGGTTAGAAACTATTTTAGAAAGAGAAAACATATCCAAAGAGGCTATAAATTCAGTCTTAATAAATATATATAAACCTTTAAGAGCTTATTTGGCTGCCAAATCATTGGACAAGTTTATAAAAAAAGAAGAGTTTCAAGATTTTATTATTGCTTTTCAAAGGGTAAACAACATTTCAAAAAACCATAAATCGCAAGAATATCACGGAAGACTATTCATAGAAGATGAGGAAAAAACATTATTTCAAAAGTATTTAGAAGTCAAATCCCAATTTGAAAACTATTTGAAAATCTTGGATTACGATGGAGCGATTGAAAGTTTAATCTCTTTAAAAGACAATATTGACAGGTATTTCGACAAAATCTTTGTTATGTCGGAAGACGAATCTATAAGAAGCAATAGATTAGGTTTTTTAAAATCTTTATCTGGACTGTTTTATGAAATCGGAGATGTGGAAAAACTATACAAAGGATAAATTCTAAGATAAGGCGTGTTTGAACGATGGATTTACTTTACTATGAAAATTTTAAAAGTTGTAGTTATTTTGTACCTACTTACAAAAGACAAGGCTCATACTTTGATATTAACCTAAATGGGTTGAACGTTGAAGCTAATTTTGAAAGTATTAACAACGGCGTAGTGAAAATCATTAGAATGGGAAACAATTTTAAAAAATCTTATTGGTTACATATATACACCGTGTATAAATATTTCAAAGATAAAGATGAGCAAATAAAAAGAATAGTCTTAGAAACATCCAATGGAAGTTACGAAATAAATGCTTCAGATATTCTTTTAAGAGAAAAGTGGATAATGAAAGAATTTAACAATCTTAAATCAACGAAAAAAGTCCATGGGTCACATTGCAAGTTCTGTAAAATTAAAAACCAATGCCACTTACAATTTTTAAGAGAAGGAGATTATTCCATAGTTCCGAACTTAAGTAAATCTATGGTTGAGGATTTAAAAAACATGAATTTAGATCCCTTGACGGTTATTAAAACTAATCAAATAGAAAAATTAGATAAAAGATTCAAAAAACCTTTATACAATCTAAAATCATTAATTGAAGGTCAGATTTACGTTATTGATAAACGTTCTCTTCCTCAAGATTATATAGTCTTTGACGTAGAAACTTACTTAAACAAAGATTTTTTGTTTGGATTCTTAGAAAACGAAACTTATGTTCCTTTCTTTCTAGGAAAAAATGAATACAAAAGCGCG
Coding sequences within it:
- the glyS gene encoding glycine--tRNA ligase subunit beta; protein product: MLNRAIFEIGVEDLPPSEFDNIRAQLEEGLKKSLEKNDLNFLSMNIFISPRRFGAYIVGLPDKQPDKKEKRKGPPKKICFNENNQPTKALEGFAKSLGVEVKDVKFENIEGAEYAYIESVRKGELTKIILQYIIPELITKMNFAKSMRWGKGNYTFVRPVHWVLGLYNREILEFEIFGEKSSNKSYGHRFFGEEILTTNPQGFFNELKKNYVIPLYEERIEVIEREIQELENENNIKISLEEHEELIREIAKMTEFPKGVVGSFDEKYLFLPPEIVTVTVRHHQRSFVAMKDGKVINKYIAFQDGFGRKSNVTNGYTRVINARLDDAAFYYEDDLKTDISKRLEALTSITYQVELGNYREKCERISTISSKIAKKLGFENLDVVKRAGLLCKIDIPSKVVYEFPELQGIMGRIYLKHKGEHEDIFLTAQEHYKPLSENDEISRNLVANIVSLADKIDDLVGYFGIGKFPSGSKDPFGLRRKTFGILRILISLDWDLNLKELIDLSEKTFFENGKTNISINSVENELKSFLSNRLETILERENISKEAINSVLINIYKPLRAYLAAKSLDKFIKKEEFQDFIIAFQRVNNISKNHKSQEYHGRLFIEDEEKTLFQKYLEVKSQFENYLKILDYDGAIESLISLKDNIDRYFDKIFVMSEDESIRSNRLGFLKSLSGLFYEIGDVEKLYKG
- a CDS encoding TM0106 family RecB-like putative nuclease; the encoded protein is MDLLYYENFKSCSYFVPTYKRQGSYFDINLNGLNVEANFESINNGVVKIIRMGNNFKKSYWLHIYTVYKYFKDKDEQIKRIVLETSNGSYEINASDILLREKWIMKEFNNLKSTKKVHGSHCKFCKIKNQCHLQFLREGDYSIVPNLSKSMVEDLKNMNLDPLTVIKTNQIEKLDKRFKKPLYNLKSLIEGQIYVIDKRSLPQDYIVFDVETYLNKDFLFGFLENETYVPFFLGKNEYKSAAKMVDFLYEKDKVLLHYDKNDLTALKKLSSKYPILRDKLNKISSRTCDLYEIIRKNYSLPVVSYSLKDISKYFGFDWKTELNGFAVIPEYKSYLNGNQNALKNIFKYNEDDCRATKLVLESLKTI
- a CDS encoding glycine--tRNA ligase subunit alpha, with the translated sequence MYIQDVIMNLEKFWSDLGCVIDQPYDIEMGAGTYSPATFFRSFGENEWRVAYTQPCRRPTDGRYGENPNRMQRFYQYQVVIKPSPKDIQDLYIRSLESLGISPKEHDIRFVEDNWESPTLGAWGVGWEVWLDGMEITQFTYFQQMGGIPLTYIPVELTYGIERIAMYLQNIDNVYETRWNKNVKYKDIYKENERQFSYYNFEEADIDMLKTLYNMYKNEFQRLITKQLYLPAYDYLAKSAHVFNLLDARNAIGVNERHQYILDIRNMAKSCAKLYIDSSNAEVIDVE
- a CDS encoding DAK2 domain-containing protein, with the translated sequence MLKFLYAKDLYLALKKGTEELAKNKDEINALNVFPVPDGDTGNNMLAGMLEACKSMDEVEDKNDMKSMMESLRRGLLLGARGNSGVILSQIFRGITETIEKKKRINTQDYIKALQNAKDRAYNAVMKPVEGTMLTLIRRLSEKMEETMSEEKDFLVFFDSMVKYSFEIVEETPKYLKKLRDSNVVDAGAKGLAYIIKGMNDALHGDIEVELDKLESATPEQITEIAYEELTYQYCTEAIVKFNKQPIQKKSLEEIRSFLESMGDSIVLVNQDDILKTHVHTNHPGLVFEKFLEHGELIKTKIDNMKSQHEHIIEKQKEGKTADIEQAKVAANNNLNNKNWGVIAVSPGKGISEIFKSLGVDQVIFGGQTTNPSVKDLSEAINKVPQKKVIILPNNPNIVLAAEKAAELTDKEILILPTKHVQEGISAMLGFDDNMDKELLKESMMGYVKSVVPIEVTYAVRDSTIKGEKIKKGEYLIFLGKELKAHGKNVYKETEKVLEELIKKGYEIITIIYGEGAKKEKIDQIVKNLTQRYTNIEIEIHNGGQRHYPLLISVE